CGTCCCGGCAGTATCCACCAAGTCGTCTACTAAGATTACATCTTTTCCCTCTACCTCACCAATGACCTGCATAGAGGCTACTTCATTGGCTCTTTTTCTATGTTTGTCACAAACTACCATTTCCACTTCAAAATGTTTTGCATATGATCTTGCCCTGGCCACACCACCTACATCAGGGGCAGCAAATATCATGTTTTCATTATGGAGCCTTTCCAAATATGGTACAAAAATTGCAGATCCATTTAAGTGATCTAATGGGATATCAAAAAAGCCCTGGATTTGTCCTGCATGTAGATCGCAGGTCATAATCCTGTCTGCTCCTGCAGAGGTTAACATGTTAGCAATGAGCTTTGATGCAATAGAAACTCTCGGACGATCTTTTCTGTCTTGTCTTGCATATCCATAGTAAGGGATTACTGCGCAAACTTTATATGCACTTGCTCTTTTTGCCGCATCAATCATCAGACATAGCTCCAATAGATTATCTGCGGTGGGCATGGTAGACTGTATGAGAAAGACTGTGCATCCTCTTACAGACTCATTGAAGCTTGGAGACATTTCCCCGTCACTGAACTTGGATATGGTGAGGTCTCCAAGTTTTTTTCCGTAATTTTTCGCGATTTTTTCTGCTAGTGCCTGGCTTTGGGTGCCCGAGAAGAGTTTTACCTCTGTCATGGTGAATTTGCTTTGGGATGAGATATTAATTTGTCAACAAAGATATAAAATTTGAACATATAGGAACCCTGCAATCAGTAGAATGCCAATTAAATTGTGCTATTCAATTAAGATTGTTGGGCAATTATCTCCCCATCTTTGACTAAACCAATTACATCAAAAATGTCATATGATAAACAAAAGTCAATATCTGCTTCTATATTCTGATTTTGAAGCCTTTTGGTGTGGGAAGCATTAGCTAAAAATGCTTTAATATTATTTTGATTGAACTGATAGAGGCTTTTCATGGCTAATGTACCATCACAGTCCGTCGTATAGTCTTTTGAAAGAAAATAAGCTATTGCTCCAGCATATAATGAATCTTCCAGATTGAATTTTCCTTTCCAACCTGCACATAAGATTACCAAATCTTCTTCTTGGTTTTTTAAATATTCAATAGTGGCATTTAAATTTATAAAAGCACCAATGAGCACTTTATTGGCGATTGCTTTTACAGCATCAATTGCTAAGGTTCCATTGGTCGTTGTCATAGCGATTTTTCTGTTTGAAAAAGTGTGGTTCAGATAACTCAAAGGAGAGTTTCCTAGATCAAAACTTTCAACTTTTTTGCCATCTCTTTCTCCAGCAATAATGAATCCTTCATGTTTCATAGCCTCGCATTCTTCAAGACTTCTAAAAGGTCTAATGGAAATCACACCATTCGCCAAAGCTGATATCATACTAGTTGTGGCCCTGAATATGTCAACAATTAATACATTCTTTCCTTGTAAATTATACAAGTGTAATAGTTCAGGGCTTAGGCAGGTTTCAATTCTTTTCATTTTGTTTTTTGTCTGGCTCAAATATAAGAGGATTTTAAAATTTAAATTTTTCAAATCTCTTGAAATAAATTATGAATTATTTAAAATGTATTTCAGATACAAGAATTTGTTTTTAAAATTTATATTGTTAATATTACAGAAAATTATACCTTCTTATAAAATCAATTAAGTTGATCAGAGGAAGGTTATTAAAAAGAATGTCTCATTAGCGGCTTAAATTTTATCGTTATGAAAGCAAGTTGTGTTTTAATCCCATATCAATTCTCCACAGCAGGGTTGGGTATTATGAATCAGGGTTCCGGTAACCTGGTTCAAAATAAATCTGATTGGGAATTGTCCCTGGAACAAGCTATTAAGCGTAATAAAAAGATTGTTGATAAAATGATCATCATTAATCGATTGATGAATTTCAAACAGGTTAATAGTATTCTTAAAAAATTTGGATTTTTAAATTTCAAACAAATTATAAGGAGCTGTCCTGATGATGTTGTAGCAGATATTGCTTTTGCTGCGTTTGAAGCAGATACTGAGGAAGTTTTGATTGTAAGCGAAGCATCTGATTCAATTTTGAATGATGAAGAATATTCAATAGTCATAAAAGAGGCTAAAGACTTGGCGGCTTTTGGAAATATTGTGAGAGTTGATTTCCAATCTGTCTCTTTTACAGAAAAAGGCTCAAAGCAAATTTTGGACACCGATCAAACCATTTATTGTTTCAAGGCAGCAGTTTATTTGGATGAACTTCTTCGATATGATCCAGCGGTTTACCAAACTGTAAAAAGAGCACATTTTAAGAAAAGTAATTCTTTCGTAAATGAGCTGTTAGATGAAATGATTCCAAGGCATTCCTTTGATGAGGCTATTATAAATAAATCTAATTTGGTAAAAATTTTAAAATACAAAATAAAATTGAAAAATAAAACCAGTCTGAACCAAAATGTATTTGTAAAAAATTAGAATTCATTTTATTTTGGCTAAATTTACAGTAAATTTTGTTAAAAAAATCTTTAATTCTAACCTGGAAAAGATGAGTTAAAATTTAGGTTTTTGGGGCGGTGAGTTTGAGGCACTTCAACTGATATAAACTTTTGAATATATAAATATGCATTTTGAATATATAAAAAAGTTTTACGCGAATTCTTTAAATTTTAATTTTTTTTTATGAAGTTTGGACCGGGTATTAATTTGAAAAAAATAGTTTATTAATATGGATAAGTTTACGTTATTCAATTCAAAGTGGCAGTTAAGTCTATACGTAGTTTTAGTTCTTTACCTCTCTTCCTGTTCTGTAAGAAATCTAACATATTTTAGTGATTTGGACTATGACAAGATTTACACCACCGAGATTACAAATGAAAATAGGGTCACAATTCAGAAAGGAGATTTGCTTAGGATAACCTTAAGCTCACTTCAGCCGGAATTGAATGCGATGTTCAATGATCCACTTGATGTAATGGATTACAATAGAACAATAATCAATAATATTAATGCAGAGGGTTTTATCGTTGATGAGATGGGTCAGATTAATATTCCTACAGTAGGGAATGTTAAAGTTGGAGGTTTAACGAAAACTGAAGCAAAAATAATTATTGAGCAAAAAATCGGAGAATATATCAAAGATCCGGTTGTATCAATACGTTTTTCAAATTTCAAAATTACCGTAATTGGGGAAGTAAATAATCCATCCACATTTTTTGTTCCAAATGAAGAGATCAATATCCTTGAGGCATTAGGTTTGGCAGGAGACATGACGGAATTTGGACTAAGAGAAAGTGTCCTTTTGATTAGAGAAAAAGATGGTAAAAGGACTGTGTCCAAAATTAATTTTAATTCAAGCGATCTTTTGGATTCTCCTCTATTCTATCTCAAGCAGAATGATATTATTTATGTTCAACCACATAAATTGAAAGCAGTTAAGGCAAGTACCAATGAAAGAAATATGATTTTGGTCGGTCTTGCCGTTTCTATTATAATCCCTATTTTATTTAACTGGCAGAATATATTTCAGTAACAGTAAAAACCGGGGAAAACAATTATTACTTTAACAACGTAGCCATGAGTCATAATAGGACTAAAAATAAAGGGGCTGGAGAGCCAATAGATTTAATGAGATCAGTGAAGGTGGTTTTACCTTTTTGGCCATATATTTTAGCTTCAATATTATTGTTTGTAGGATTGTCGTTTTTGTATCTTAAATCTGCGACACCATATTATGAAATCACAAGTTCCGTTCTAATAAGAGAGGGAGAAAGAGCAGGAAATTTAACTGAAAGCCCAATCTTGAGTGATCTTGAGAATATCAAAACCACTGTTAAATTGGATAATGAGATTGAGAAACTCAGATCCAAATCACTTCTTAATGAAGCAGTAATTTCTAAGAATGCTTTTGTGACTTTTTATGACCACAATGGCATGTTTAAGAAGGAATTGAGTCCTTATAATGTCCCGGTCAATTTAATTGTACATGAATTCAATGAAGAGTTTTTATCGGGTGTAGAGGTTTTTGCCATCACTATTTTAGGTGACAAAAAATTTGAAATAAACTTTAAAGATAACAAAAAAGCAGAATTTAATTTTGGAGATAAAATAAAGACTGAGTTTGGGGTTTTTTCAATAGAGAAGAAAAGTGAAGAAAGCGCTGTAAGTTTTCCTTTTTCCACTTTTGTTGTCATTCTGGAGAACCCCATTGTAAAAACTGAAAGATATGCCAAAGCTTTAAAGTTTGAGCAATCTTCTGTAAAATCCAGTACTCTTTTTATTAGGCTTCTTGATTCTTCTCCCACAAGGGGGAAGCAAATTCTTAATGCATTGATAGATGGATACAATAGCTCAAATCAAAACCAAAAAAATGAAGTTGCTTTGAAGACTATAAAATTCCTGGATGAAAAACTCTTGGTTGCCAAGAAGGAATTGGATTCCCTGGAGATGTACGTGGAACGGTTCAAACAGCGTAACAGGGTTACGGATATAGGGTTGGATTCAAGAATATTTCTGGAAAGTACGGCAAGTACAAGTAAAGAAATTTCTGAACTAAGCAATAAAATAGAAATATTGGAGTCTCTTGAGAATCTGATAGCTGTTCAAGGCAATGGCAATGAAACCATTCCCAGTTCTTTTGTGACACTAGACCCTACCTTGTCTGATCTATTGGCAAAATATAATGATTTGTTGAGGGAAAGACAGAGGATAAGCAGGATCGTACAACCTAATAACCAACAGTTGATTGCTTTAAACGAACAATTATCAAGCCTTAAATCAAATATCCTTCAAAATATCAGAAGCAACAGATCAAATTTTGAAATTACAAGGAAGAACCTTGAGGAGAATTTAAATGTAAACAGATCCCAAGTGCAAAGAATCCCTGTAATTGAGAGAGAATTAATGGAAATTGATAGGCAAAAAGGAATCAAGCAAGAACATTACCAATATTTATTAAGAAAACGAGATGAATCTGCCTTGGCTTTGGAAGTTGCAGGGGTTAGCAGTTTGCAGGTGATAGATGCTCCAACAGCTAGTGTTAAGCCTGTATCCCCTAAAAAATTAACTATTTTGGGCATAGGCTTTTTAGCGGGATTGGCTTTGCCAATAATTGTTTTATTTATCAAATTTAATTTCTCTGAAAAAATTACATCAAAGAAAATCGTAGAGGGTATTACCCAAGTACCAATTTTAGGAGAAGTCGGTAAAAATGAAGAAAAAGGATATGTAGTTGTTAAACCCGGAAGTATATCCCCTCCTGCCGAACAATTTAGACTGATTAGGAGCAATTTGGGTTTCCTGTCCAAAAATGAGAACCAGGTAATTGCCGTTTCTTCTTCTATGTCAAAAGAAGGCAAATCATTTACGAGCATTAATTTAGCCATTTCCCTAAGTTTGGTAGGGAAAAAGGTTATTCTTGTTGACTTTGATTTGAGACGTCCAAGTATTTTGAAGGCATTAAATCTTGATACGGAAATTTCTCTTAACAATTATTTTAACGATTCAATCAAAGATTTTAAAAAAATAATTTTACCATCTGGAATTGATGAAAATCTTTCTGTTTTGGGGCTAAATACTCCGATAGATAATCCATCTGAGCTGATAAATTCAAATAAAGTTTTGGGATTACTAAAGAATTTAAGATCAAATTATGATCATATAATTATTGATACTTCCCCCATGGGATTGGTAGCGGATCCTTTTTCTTTAAGTGGATTAGTTGATGTATTAATTTATGTTATAAGATTGAATTATACTAAGATCAGTCAACTTGAAGAGTATGAGGAAATTGTTCAGAACAATATATTCAACCGAAACTTTATTGTTTTAAATGATTCAGATAAATTGTCCAGTAGCAAATTCGGATATGGGTATTACAGCTCTGGCAAAAATATCAGGGTTAAACAAAAAGCTTAAAAAAATCATGCATTTTTTTGAAATTCTTTTGGATAGATTTAATAATCTATATACAAGAGGGGACCGGTCTTCTTTGGTGTTTAAAAACATTGTTAACTCAATTTTTTTTAAAGGATTGGGGATTGTCCTATCATTGATTCTAGTTCCAATGTCAATTAGTTATGTCGGGGCTGAGGAGTATGGTGTTTGGTTGACGGTAAGTTCTGTGGCAAGTTGGATGATTCAGTTTGATTTTGGATTAGGTAATGGGCTTAGAAATAAATTGACCAAAGATAATTCCTTACAGGATTTTGAAAATGCGAGAGTTTATGTTAGCTCGATTTATGCTGTAATGGCTTTGATTGCGGTAGGTTTTCTAGTGATTTTTTTAATATTCGATCAGTTTGTCGATTGGCAGACTGTTTTCAATACCCCTGATAACTTGTCATCTCCTATTAAGACAGTTGTCTATTTGGTTATGATTCTTGTCTGTATCTCATTTGTTGTTCAGCTTTTACATACTATTCTCACTGCAGTTCACTTAAATTATAAAGCTAACCTGGTGAATACTTTTTGTTTGTTGTTTTCTCTTATAGTGTTGTCTGCATTTTATTATTTTTCAGAAAGCAATTTGGTTCTTTTGGTAGTTGCTTTGGGCTTTGCTTCCTTGCTGGCTACGCTTTTTTTTAGTGTCTATTATTTTTTTAATGACTTAAAAAAGTATAGGCCAAGCTTTAACAAGATTGATTTTAAAACATCAAAATCCCTAATTTCTGTTGGAGGTATGTTTTTTATTATTCAGATAGGCACCTTGGTTCTTTATCAAACTTCCAACATTATTATTGCCAATGTGCTAGGGCATGAAGATGTTGCTGTTTATAATGTTGTATACAAGTATTTCACTGCATTATTTATGGTAGTGTCTGTTATTTTGAATCCATATTGGACAGGGTTTGCGGAGGCGTTTGGGTTAAATGATTACACCTGGATCAAAAACAGCATGAAAAAACTACGTAAAATATTTTTTTTGTTTATCATATTAAATGTGTTTTCCTTGTTTGTTTCGCCTTTCGTTTTTGAAATATGGATAGGTGAACGTTTAAATATTCCATTTGAAGTTACTTTCTTTATTTCTTTGTACTTCTTAGTCTTTTTTTGGTTCAATATCCACATGACGCTCATTAATGGTGTAGGAAAATTACGCGTCTTGGTAATTGTAATTTTAATAGCAGCTTTTGTCAATGTCCCTTTGTCCATTTATTTGGGTAAATTATGGGGATTAATAGGAGTTGTCTCTGCCAATTCGATTGTTTTATTCGTTTTAGGTATTGTTACTTATATCCAAAGCCAAAAAATCATCAATCAAAAAGCAGAGGGAATTTGGTTCAAATAATGTGGAAATAATTTGAGGGGAATTTAATTATGATAAAAATTGCAGTTCTGATTACCTGTTTCAATAGAGTAGAGAAGACAATTAATTGTCTTAAAGTTCTTTACAGTCAAAGGGGTGTAGATAATGTTGCTTTTCAGGTTTTTTTGACTGATGATAATTCTCCAGACCAAACTGGAAAAGTTATTAAAAGTCAGTTTCCTGAAATAAATGTTGGTTATGGGGATGGTAATTTGTTTTGGGCAGGAGGGATGAGGAATTCATGGCAAATGGCAATTAATCAAGGAACCGACTTTGATTATTATTTGCTTCTCAATGATGATACCTACTTGTTCGATGACTGTATTTCCAGAATATTGGATGTCAACAGGAAATTATTTGAAAAATATAAAAAGGAAAGCATTACTATAGGAACAACCGTTGATCCAGAATCAGGTAAATTTACCTATGGAGGTTTTAAATTGACTTCAAAATTCAGGTTAAAATATAAATTTGTAACCCATAATGAAGTAGAGGAACCTTGTGATTTGGGCTGTGCCAACATTATGCTAGTCCCAAGTGCGATTGTGAAAAAAAATGGAATTTTAGGAGAAAAATTTATTCATGGGATTGCAGATTTTGAGTATACCATGAGAGCAAAAAGGAATGGATTTTTAGTTTTTTCTGCTCCCGGAGTTTATGGGTATTGTAAATATGATCATGGTAAAAGCTGGAAATCACAGAAAACAAGTTTCAAGGAGCGGTTAGCCTATATGTACAGTCCTAAAGGACTGGCATACAAAGAATTCATTTACTTTGTTAAAAAATATTTTCCTTTGGACACTCCAATAATTGCTTCTAAGCTATGGATAAAGACTATTTTCCCTTTTTTGTATGACAAGTTTAAAACAGACGGACAAATTATTTAAATAGACAAATAATGAATTTTGATGAGTGAAGATTCCGTTAGAAATAGGTTGAGGAAATCCAAAAATGAAAAAACTAATTCTTACACATAATGATTTAAGTGGTTATTGGGTAGAAAGACTTTTCTTTTTACAGCAATATTTTTTGAAGATTAAAATAGAATTGATCGTTGTTGAGATTTTTGGTAAGGGATCTCCCTATGATTTTCAGATTCAAAAAAAGACACATCACTGGTGGTATTGTATTTTTCCAGGTTTGGCACCTCAGGATATTGATTTAAATTCTATTGAAACTGAATTTTTTAAAAAACTTGATGATTTAGAACCTGATTATATTATTGCCGGGCCTCCTGTTTTTTCGGCGGGTGCACTTTCTTTGAGATGGGCAAAAAAAAATCAGGTTAAAATAATGATTTTTGATGATGCTAATCATTCATTTTACAAGCGGAATTTTCTGGTTAATTTTATTAAAAAAAGAATATTTCTTCAGTCAGATGCATTTTTGATTCCATCTCATGATTATGATGATGAGTATTTGAAATGGGGTGTAAAAAAATCCTCTCTTTATTACGGATTAAGCTGTATAAATAATGCGAGGTTCTCAAATTCCGTCCCCTATAAGAAAAGGGATAATATTATTTTATTTGTAGGCCGATTGGTGCCCATTAAAAACCTCCAAAGATTACTTGGGGCCTGGGAAATTGTGTTGAAGAATAATTCTCAATATAAATTGGTGCTAATAGGGGAAGGTCCAGAAATGCAAGATTTAATGAATATTGTAAGTGACCGGAAGCTACTGAATGTTGATTTTGTTGGAAAGAAAAGTAATGAGGAGTTG
This Cecembia calidifontis DNA region includes the following protein-coding sequences:
- a CDS encoding ribose-phosphate pyrophosphokinase, whose product is MTEVKLFSGTQSQALAEKIAKNYGKKLGDLTISKFSDGEMSPSFNESVRGCTVFLIQSTMPTADNLLELCLMIDAAKRASAYKVCAVIPYYGYARQDRKDRPRVSIASKLIANMLTSAGADRIMTCDLHAGQIQGFFDIPLDHLNGSAIFVPYLERLHNENMIFAAPDVGGVARARSYAKHFEVEMVVCDKHRKRANEVASMQVIGEVEGKDVILVDDLVDTAGTLCKAAQIIMDKGAISVRAIATHGVLSGKAYENIENSILKELVITDTIPLKHTSSKIRVLSVAELFAKAIHAVTGNTSISSLFI
- a CDS encoding 2-phosphosulfolactate phosphatase; this translates as MKRIETCLSPELLHLYNLQGKNVLIVDIFRATTSMISALANGVISIRPFRSLEECEAMKHEGFIIAGERDGKKVESFDLGNSPLSYLNHTFSNRKIAMTTTNGTLAIDAVKAIANKVLIGAFINLNATIEYLKNQEEDLVILCAGWKGKFNLEDSLYAGAIAYFLSKDYTTDCDGTLAMKSLYQFNQNNIKAFLANASHTKRLQNQNIEADIDFCLSYDIFDVIGLVKDGEIIAQQS
- a CDS encoding mannose-1-phosphate guanylyltransferase, with protein sequence MKASCVLIPYQFSTAGLGIMNQGSGNLVQNKSDWELSLEQAIKRNKKIVDKMIIINRLMNFKQVNSILKKFGFLNFKQIIRSCPDDVVADIAFAAFEADTEEVLIVSEASDSILNDEEYSIVIKEAKDLAAFGNIVRVDFQSVSFTEKGSKQILDTDQTIYCFKAAVYLDELLRYDPAVYQTVKRAHFKKSNSFVNELLDEMIPRHSFDEAIINKSNLVKILKYKIKLKNKTSLNQNVFVKN
- a CDS encoding polysaccharide biosynthesis/export family protein, whose protein sequence is MDKFTLFNSKWQLSLYVVLVLYLSSCSVRNLTYFSDLDYDKIYTTEITNENRVTIQKGDLLRITLSSLQPELNAMFNDPLDVMDYNRTIINNINAEGFIVDEMGQINIPTVGNVKVGGLTKTEAKIIIEQKIGEYIKDPVVSIRFSNFKITVIGEVNNPSTFFVPNEEINILEALGLAGDMTEFGLRESVLLIREKDGKRTVSKINFNSSDLLDSPLFYLKQNDIIYVQPHKLKAVKASTNERNMILVGLAVSIIIPILFNWQNIFQ
- a CDS encoding GumC family protein encodes the protein MSHNRTKNKGAGEPIDLMRSVKVVLPFWPYILASILLFVGLSFLYLKSATPYYEITSSVLIREGERAGNLTESPILSDLENIKTTVKLDNEIEKLRSKSLLNEAVISKNAFVTFYDHNGMFKKELSPYNVPVNLIVHEFNEEFLSGVEVFAITILGDKKFEINFKDNKKAEFNFGDKIKTEFGVFSIEKKSEESAVSFPFSTFVVILENPIVKTERYAKALKFEQSSVKSSTLFIRLLDSSPTRGKQILNALIDGYNSSNQNQKNEVALKTIKFLDEKLLVAKKELDSLEMYVERFKQRNRVTDIGLDSRIFLESTASTSKEISELSNKIEILESLENLIAVQGNGNETIPSSFVTLDPTLSDLLAKYNDLLRERQRISRIVQPNNQQLIALNEQLSSLKSNILQNIRSNRSNFEITRKNLEENLNVNRSQVQRIPVIERELMEIDRQKGIKQEHYQYLLRKRDESALALEVAGVSSLQVIDAPTASVKPVSPKKLTILGIGFLAGLALPIIVLFIKFNFSEKITSKKIVEGITQVPILGEVGKNEEKGYVVVKPGSISPPAEQFRLIRSNLGFLSKNENQVIAVSSSMSKEGKSFTSINLAISLSLVGKKVILVDFDLRRPSILKALNLDTEISLNNYFNDSIKDFKKIILPSGIDENLSVLGLNTPIDNPSELINSNKVLGLLKNLRSNYDHIIIDTSPMGLVADPFSLSGLVDVLIYVIRLNYTKISQLEEYEEIVQNNIFNRNFIVLNDSDKLSSSKFGYGYYSSGKNIRVKQKA
- a CDS encoding lipopolysaccharide biosynthesis protein — its product is MIQINCPVANSDMGITALAKISGLNKKLKKIMHFFEILLDRFNNLYTRGDRSSLVFKNIVNSIFFKGLGIVLSLILVPMSISYVGAEEYGVWLTVSSVASWMIQFDFGLGNGLRNKLTKDNSLQDFENARVYVSSIYAVMALIAVGFLVIFLIFDQFVDWQTVFNTPDNLSSPIKTVVYLVMILVCISFVVQLLHTILTAVHLNYKANLVNTFCLLFSLIVLSAFYYFSESNLVLLVVALGFASLLATLFFSVYYFFNDLKKYRPSFNKIDFKTSKSLISVGGMFFIIQIGTLVLYQTSNIIIANVLGHEDVAVYNVVYKYFTALFMVVSVILNPYWTGFAEAFGLNDYTWIKNSMKKLRKIFFLFIILNVFSLFVSPFVFEIWIGERLNIPFEVTFFISLYFLVFFWFNIHMTLINGVGKLRVLVIVILIAAFVNVPLSIYLGKLWGLIGVVSANSIVLFVLGIVTYIQSQKIINQKAEGIWFK
- a CDS encoding glycosyltransferase family 2 protein; translated protein: MIKIAVLITCFNRVEKTINCLKVLYSQRGVDNVAFQVFLTDDNSPDQTGKVIKSQFPEINVGYGDGNLFWAGGMRNSWQMAINQGTDFDYYLLLNDDTYLFDDCISRILDVNRKLFEKYKKESITIGTTVDPESGKFTYGGFKLTSKFRLKYKFVTHNEVEEPCDLGCANIMLVPSAIVKKNGILGEKFIHGIADFEYTMRAKRNGFLVFSAPGVYGYCKYDHGKSWKSQKTSFKERLAYMYSPKGLAYKEFIYFVKKYFPLDTPIIASKLWIKTIFPFLYDKFKTDGQII
- a CDS encoding glycosyltransferase family 4 protein, whose translation is MKKLILTHNDLSGYWVERLFFLQQYFLKIKIELIVVEIFGKGSPYDFQIQKKTHHWWYCIFPGLAPQDIDLNSIETEFFKKLDDLEPDYIIAGPPVFSAGALSLRWAKKNQVKIMIFDDANHSFYKRNFLVNFIKKRIFLQSDAFLIPSHDYDDEYLKWGVKKSSLYYGLSCINNARFSNSVPYKKRDNIILFVGRLVPIKNLQRLLGAWEIVLKNNSQYKLVLIGEGPEMQDLMNIVSDRKLLNVDFVGKKSNEELANILNNSKLLVLPSISESWGLVVNEAMASGLPVLSSKNVNAAHTLIKEGENGFVFDPYSEKEIAYYLNKFLELDEKVKEEFGQKSQKLVGKFNYEFLANEILRWLDDCSKKPAQNSDLLGSLLLKLWKGKTDMQSWNHLK